The Longimicrobiaceae bacterium genome has a window encoding:
- a CDS encoding cupin domain-containing protein: MSKPASVVQPKIVDKPWGREIWYAHQESYAGKVLEVNKGHSLSLQKHEKKHETMYLQSGRLLYHLNGEEFEMVPGECLSIAPGDVHRVTALEDSVILEVSTPHLDDVIRLEDRYGRVEDARS; this comes from the coding sequence ATGTCCAAGCCAGCGTCGGTGGTGCAACCGAAGATCGTCGACAAGCCCTGGGGCCGGGAGATCTGGTATGCCCACCAGGAGAGCTATGCGGGGAAGGTGCTGGAGGTGAACAAGGGGCACTCGCTCTCGCTGCAGAAGCACGAGAAGAAGCACGAGACCATGTACCTGCAGTCGGGGCGGCTCCTCTACCACCTCAACGGGGAGGAGTTCGAGATGGTCCCCGGCGAGTGCCTCTCCATCGCCCCCGGCGACGTGCACCGGGTCACCGCGCTCGAGGATAGTGTGATCCTCGAGGTGAGCACCCCCCACCTGGACGACGTGATCCGGCTGGAAGACCGGTATGGCAGGGTGGAAGACGCGAGAAGCTAG
- the bamD gene encoding outer membrane protein assembly factor BamD encodes MIRTRLFWIRGVLLAFLLAGCAGNQINPAQLTADELYTQAMGFYEAGNLGRALPLMESFVQLHFGDPRAPDVRLELGKAYERRRQYITAASHYQRLVEDYPTSPHALTARFGICHAYYRLSPPPQLDQNYTYSGIAHCESVATNYPNTEEAQKAAEYLEEMRNKLAQKLYDNGTFYMRRRAYDAAEVYLQRVVENFPQTPFAPKAIASLIETYERMGYVEAAEEQREKLLSEYPESPEAQELSASNS; translated from the coding sequence ATGATTCGAACTCGCCTGTTCTGGATTCGCGGCGTCCTTCTGGCTTTTCTGCTCGCGGGCTGTGCCGGAAACCAAATCAATCCTGCTCAGCTGACCGCCGACGAGCTGTACACGCAGGCGATGGGCTTCTACGAGGCGGGCAACCTGGGGCGCGCGCTGCCGCTGATGGAGTCGTTCGTGCAGCTCCACTTCGGCGATCCTCGCGCTCCGGACGTCCGCCTCGAGCTGGGGAAGGCGTACGAGCGGCGGCGGCAGTACATCACCGCCGCGTCGCATTATCAACGGCTGGTGGAGGACTATCCGACGAGCCCGCATGCGCTGACCGCCCGTTTCGGCATCTGCCACGCGTATTACCGGCTCTCCCCCCCGCCGCAGCTCGACCAGAACTACACCTACAGCGGCATCGCGCACTGCGAGTCGGTCGCCACCAACTACCCCAACACGGAAGAAGCGCAGAAGGCGGCCGAATATCTCGAGGAGATGCGCAACAAGCTGGCGCAGAAGCTGTACGACAATGGGACATTCTACATGCGCCGGCGAGCCTACGACGCCGCAGAGGTGTATCTTCAGAGGGTCGTCGAGAACTTCCCGCAAACGCCCTTCGCCCCGAAGGCCATCGCCTCGCTGATCGAGACCTACGAGCGGATGGGGTACGTCGAAGCCGCGGAGGAGCAGCGGGAGAAGCTGTTGAGCGAGTATCCGGAGAGTCCGGAGGCACAGGAGCTGAGCGCGAGTAACTCCTGA
- the nadD gene encoding nicotinate-nucleotide adenylyltransferase encodes MRLGIFGGTFDPPHLGHLIVASDACEALALDRLIFVPAAEPPHKRGQVITPAEQRLEMVRAAIRGDPRLEVDDLELRREGPSYSVDTLRVYRERYPDAELFFLIGVDQMREFGSWREPEEVARLACLSVMTRDGESPAPDTPFPHRLVPVTRIDVSATDIRTRVREGRSVRYLVPEAVRRRIEGWGLYAQ; translated from the coding sequence ATGCGCTTAGGGATCTTCGGAGGAACCTTCGATCCGCCCCACCTGGGGCACCTGATCGTCGCCTCCGACGCCTGCGAAGCGCTGGCCCTGGACCGGTTGATCTTCGTGCCGGCGGCGGAGCCGCCGCACAAGCGCGGGCAGGTGATCACGCCCGCAGAGCAGCGGCTGGAGATGGTCCGCGCGGCGATCCGTGGGGATCCGCGCCTGGAGGTGGACGACCTGGAGCTGCGGCGCGAGGGTCCCTCGTATTCGGTGGACACCCTGCGTGTCTACCGCGAGCGGTACCCGGACGCCGAGCTTTTCTTTCTGATCGGGGTGGACCAGATGCGGGAGTTCGGGAGTTGGCGCGAGCCCGAGGAGGTGGCGCGCCTCGCCTGCCTGTCCGTCATGACGAGAGACGGGGAGAGCCCCGCCCCCGACACGCCGTTCCCCCACCGCCTCGTGCCGGTGACGCGCATCGACGTCTCCGCTACCGACATCCGCACCCGGGTGCGCGAAGGACGGTCGGTGCGCTACCTGGTGCCGGAAGCGGTTCGGCGGAGGATCGAGGGCTGGGGGTTATACGCTCAGTAG
- the secA gene encoding preprotein translocase subunit SecA: MELKDLVRSIFGTRHDREVKRLMPIVEQQIAAESERLANVSEEELRGQTLKFRAMIRERTEPIEAELEELKASRRESESASEREAFSIRIGELEKRLYDETQRVLDEILPEAFATVKEAARRLVGTEVEVTGQKLVWDMVPYDVQLIGGIALHQGKVAEMATGEGKTLVATLPLYLNALAGKGVHLVTVNSYLAQRDSEWMGHLFKYLGLTVGCIDLHQPGTPERRAAYLADITYGTNNEFGFDYLRDNMVHSLDQRVQRGHYYAIIDEVDSVLIDEARTPLIISGPVGTETNLAYGRYNGAVADLVRRQSRIVGEMIAEAERLLEAGDTLTAGEKLLLARRGMPKNKRLLKMFADDPSLQKLVQKVESNYMREKRLHELEEELLFAMDEKGHNVHLTDQGLDVLAPDDHSAFVVPDLSEAIHQIDLDPDLTVDQKREAREALEREYAEKSEKIHVIHQLLKAYVLFNKDEQYVVQDGQIIIVDEFTGRMMPGRRWSDGLHQAVEAKEGVTVKGETQTLATITIQNYFRMYDKIAGMTGTAETEENEFHQIYHLDVMVVPTNKPVIREDRHDLVYRTKREKYNAIIAEIERLHAMELPVLVGTVSVDVSETLSRMLKRRGIPHEVLNAKYHGREAQIVAQAGQPGAVTIATNMAGRGTDIKLGPGVKEPRTIAWLKEHGVDFSKLTPRDPALAVDLNAQPDDYVVEVGGLHIIGSERHESRRIDRQLRGRAGRQGDPGASQFFLSLEDDLMRLFGGVDRIANVMDRLGAEEGEVITHPLITRSISSAQKRVEMQNFEARKRLLDYDDVMNQQREVVYDLRTFALEGGEDLRAEAWDMVEKTIGRLIDEQAPEGSHPDEWSLAELRRRLLMDFFLNADRLPEQDDQPSPFDSRQELEEYLVEKAREKFNAQLQQFGPHAESLLRYIVLSTIDERWKDHLYDLDHLKASIGFRGWGQKDPLIEYKKESFDMFVDLMTDIQSSIARLLFRARIEVGPPPPPPPQPTILRGPGLGTAAGPVGAAGVGPQRPGVDRATGPAQRPPREAPVVGLGVNPNAAVTPRPGPRPSELITNRGEAQRPQPVAVAEEVGRNDPCPCGSGKKYKKCHGAGR; the protein is encoded by the coding sequence ATGGAACTCAAGGATCTCGTCCGCAGCATCTTCGGCACCCGGCACGACCGGGAGGTCAAGCGACTGATGCCCATCGTGGAGCAGCAGATCGCGGCGGAGAGCGAGCGGCTGGCGAACGTATCGGAGGAGGAGCTCCGCGGACAGACGCTGAAATTCCGCGCCATGATCCGCGAGCGAACCGAGCCGATCGAAGCCGAGCTCGAGGAGCTGAAGGCCTCCCGCCGTGAGTCGGAGAGCGCGAGCGAACGGGAGGCCTTCTCCATTCGTATCGGCGAGCTGGAGAAGCGACTCTACGACGAGACGCAGCGGGTGCTGGACGAGATCCTGCCCGAGGCCTTCGCCACGGTGAAGGAGGCGGCGCGGCGCCTCGTGGGTACCGAAGTGGAGGTCACCGGGCAGAAGCTGGTCTGGGACATGGTCCCCTACGACGTCCAGCTCATCGGCGGCATCGCGCTCCACCAGGGTAAGGTGGCGGAGATGGCGACCGGTGAAGGTAAGACGCTGGTGGCGACGCTTCCGCTCTATCTCAACGCCCTCGCGGGCAAGGGCGTGCACTTGGTGACGGTGAACTCGTACCTGGCGCAGCGAGACTCCGAGTGGATGGGGCACCTCTTCAAGTACCTGGGCCTCACCGTCGGCTGCATCGACCTGCACCAGCCCGGCACGCCGGAGCGCCGCGCGGCGTACCTGGCGGACATCACCTACGGCACGAACAACGAGTTCGGCTTCGACTACCTGCGCGACAACATGGTGCACTCGCTCGATCAGCGGGTGCAGCGCGGGCACTACTACGCCATCATCGACGAGGTCGACTCGGTCCTCATCGACGAGGCGCGTACGCCGCTGATCATCTCCGGCCCCGTGGGGACGGAGACGAACCTGGCCTACGGTCGCTACAACGGCGCGGTGGCGGACCTGGTGCGCCGGCAGAGCCGCATCGTCGGTGAGATGATCGCGGAGGCGGAGCGCCTGCTGGAGGCGGGGGACACCCTCACCGCCGGCGAGAAGCTCCTGCTGGCGCGGCGCGGGATGCCGAAGAACAAGCGGCTCCTGAAGATGTTCGCCGACGACCCGTCGCTGCAGAAGCTGGTGCAGAAGGTCGAGAGCAACTACATGCGCGAGAAGCGCCTCCACGAGCTGGAGGAGGAGCTGCTCTTCGCCATGGACGAGAAGGGGCACAACGTCCACCTGACCGACCAGGGGCTGGACGTGCTCGCCCCCGACGACCACTCGGCCTTCGTGGTGCCCGACCTCTCCGAGGCGATCCACCAGATCGACCTCGATCCCGATCTGACGGTGGACCAGAAGCGCGAGGCACGCGAAGCGCTGGAGCGCGAGTACGCCGAGAAGAGCGAGAAGATCCACGTCATCCACCAGCTCCTGAAGGCGTACGTCCTCTTCAACAAGGACGAGCAGTACGTGGTGCAGGACGGGCAGATCATCATCGTCGACGAGTTCACCGGCCGGATGATGCCGGGTCGGCGCTGGTCGGACGGCCTGCACCAGGCGGTGGAGGCGAAGGAAGGGGTGACGGTGAAGGGGGAGACGCAGACCCTCGCTACCATCACCATCCAGAATTACTTCCGGATGTACGACAAGATCGCCGGCATGACCGGGACGGCGGAGACGGAAGAGAACGAGTTCCACCAGATCTACCATCTCGACGTCATGGTCGTCCCGACCAACAAGCCGGTGATCCGGGAGGACCGCCACGACCTCGTCTACAGGACCAAGCGCGAGAAGTACAACGCGATCATCGCCGAGATCGAGCGGCTGCACGCCATGGAGCTGCCCGTGCTGGTCGGCACGGTGAGCGTGGACGTGTCCGAGACGCTCTCGCGCATGTTGAAGCGCCGCGGCATTCCGCACGAGGTGCTCAACGCGAAGTACCACGGGCGGGAGGCGCAGATCGTGGCGCAGGCGGGTCAGCCCGGGGCGGTGACGATCGCCACGAACATGGCGGGCCGCGGTACCGACATCAAACTCGGGCCGGGGGTGAAGGAGCCGCGCACCATCGCCTGGCTGAAGGAGCACGGGGTGGACTTCTCGAAGCTGACTCCGCGCGACCCGGCACTGGCGGTGGACCTGAACGCGCAGCCGGACGACTACGTGGTCGAGGTCGGCGGCCTGCACATCATCGGCTCGGAACGGCACGAGTCGCGGCGCATCGACCGGCAGCTGCGCGGCCGCGCGGGCCGGCAGGGGGACCCGGGTGCCTCGCAGTTCTTCCTCTCCCTCGAGGACGACCTGATGCGCCTCTTCGGGGGCGTGGACCGCATCGCCAACGTGATGGACAGGCTGGGTGCGGAGGAGGGCGAGGTGATCACCCACCCGCTCATCACCCGGTCGATCAGCAGCGCGCAGAAGCGCGTGGAGATGCAGAACTTCGAGGCGCGCAAGCGGCTGCTGGACTACGACGACGTGATGAACCAGCAGCGCGAGGTCGTCTACGACCTGCGCACGTTTGCGCTGGAAGGGGGCGAGGACCTGCGGGCCGAGGCCTGGGACATGGTCGAGAAGACGATCGGTCGTCTGATCGACGAGCAGGCCCCGGAAGGAAGTCACCCGGACGAGTGGTCACTGGCCGAGCTGCGCCGCCGACTGTTGATGGACTTCTTCCTCAACGCCGATCGGCTGCCGGAGCAGGACGACCAGCCCTCGCCGTTCGACTCTCGCCAGGAGTTGGAGGAGTACCTGGTGGAGAAGGCGCGGGAGAAGTTCAACGCGCAGCTCCAGCAGTTCGGGCCGCACGCGGAGTCGCTGCTGCGCTACATCGTGCTCAGCACCATCGACGAGCGGTGGAAGGACCACCTGTACGACCTCGACCACCTGAAGGCCTCGATCGGCTTCCGTGGGTGGGGGCAGAAGGATCCGCTGATCGAGTACAAGAAGGAGTCCTTCGACATGTTCGTCGACCTGATGACGGACATCCAGTCGTCGATCGCGCGGCTCCTGTTCCGCGCCCGCATCGAGGTCGGACCGCCGCCCCCGCCTCCGCCGCAGCCGACCATCCTGCGCGGCCCGGGGCTGGGCACCGCGGCCGGACCGGTAGGCGCCGCCGGGGTGGGTCCACAGCGGCCGGGGGTCGATCGCGCCACCGGCCCTGCGCAGCGTCCGCCGCGCGAAGCCCCGGTGGTGGGCCTGGGGGTGAACCCCAACGCCGCGGTCACGCCGCGCCCGGGCCCGCGCCCCAGCGAGCTGATCACCAACCGCGGCGAGGCGCAGCGCCCCCAGCCCGTCGCCGTCGCCGAGGAAGTCGGGCGGAATGACCCGTGCCCGTGCGGGAGCGGGAAGAAGTACAAGAAGTGCCACGGGGCGGGGAGGTGA
- the radC gene encoding DNA repair protein RadC — protein sequence MATLKESPAADRPRERLMELGAAALASRELLAILVDTGTAGGNGRPARSAIDLAAEMLREFEEEGGGALRRLGAASPSEICRIPGIGVAKAARIAAAFELGRRAAREIRPERERIRNAADVYEQVRLRMRDLRHEEFHVLLLNTQNMVLRHLPITRGTLDASLVHPREVFRAAIAEAAASVIVIHNHPSGDPTPSAEDRVVTRQLVEAGRLVGIEVLDHVVVGEGRYVSFVEAGLMQHSG from the coding sequence GTGGCCACCCTGAAAGAATCCCCCGCCGCCGACCGCCCGCGCGAGCGCCTGATGGAGCTGGGCGCGGCGGCGCTGGCGAGCCGCGAACTGCTGGCGATCCTGGTTGACACGGGAACGGCGGGAGGGAACGGGCGGCCGGCGCGGTCGGCGATCGATCTGGCGGCTGAGATGCTGCGCGAATTCGAGGAGGAGGGTGGGGGAGCGCTGCGGCGCCTGGGAGCGGCCTCGCCGAGTGAGATCTGCCGCATTCCCGGGATCGGCGTGGCCAAGGCGGCACGGATCGCGGCCGCCTTCGAGCTGGGTCGGCGCGCGGCGCGCGAGATCCGGCCGGAGCGGGAGCGAATCCGGAACGCCGCCGATGTGTATGAACAGGTGCGGCTGCGGATGCGCGACCTGCGGCACGAGGAGTTCCACGTCCTGCTGCTGAACACGCAGAACATGGTGCTCCGGCACCTTCCCATCACCCGGGGAACGCTGGACGCCTCGCTGGTGCACCCGCGGGAGGTCTTCCGTGCAGCGATCGCGGAGGCGGCCGCGAGCGTGATTGTCATCCACAATCATCCGAGTGGCGACCCCACTCCCTCCGCGGAGGATCGGGTGGTCACGCGCCAGCTCGTCGAGGCGGGCCGGCTGGTCGGCATCGAGGTGCTGGACCACGTCGTGGTAGGCGAGGGACGTTATGTTTCCTTCGTCGAGGCAGGATTGATGCAGCACAGCGGCTAG
- a CDS encoding bifunctional (p)ppGpp synthetase/guanosine-3',5'-bis(diphosphate) 3'-pyrophosphohydrolase has protein sequence MLPIAAPSAAREDTLEHAREILPPSLFAKLEPYAERLDLELITRAYEFSKLAHAGQKRHSGEDYVVHCEQVAGILADLHLDSVTIAAGLIHDVVEDTSATLEDVRDAFGEEPARIVDGLTKIAKVQFRTNTEQQVENFRKLLLSMASDARVIIIKLADRLHNMRTLEHLREEKRRRIALETREIYAPLAHRLGVATIKWELEDLCFKFLEPEAYKELARKIAEKRTEREELIERMRAPLERDLRAAGINCEVTGRPKHLWSIHRKMEKRQRPYDEIYDLMAVRVIVDTVTDCYHALGIIHNKWTPLQERFHDYIATPKSNLYRSLHTTIFGPGGRLYEIQIRTREMHRTAEYGIAAHWRYKEGGKGGSEVDETLTWFRQVLEWQQETREPEEFMEFLRIDLFQDEIFVFTPQGDVKQLPKGATAIDFAFAVHTEVGLHCSGARVNGRITPLSRELRNGDTVEILTDSKQRPSRDWLGFVKTARARNKIRQWIKQEEFDSSVRLGREFIEREVKKARRGRISDERFEEVARKLDFIDASYLFAALGRGDLGPSAVFKELWPDAPEPEPSKPPSAFERLVSRVRGKSAGVRIQGMENLMVRYSQCCQPVPGDEVIGYITRGRGVSIHRVDCPNVLNLADHPERRVEIEWEAEAGERFFVRLEMEGSDRRGLVADIASTITQTNTNIKSVNIHAEEMGMRGEFVVEVENLDHLKRVVNAVKRVKGVISVERREHFGEG, from the coding sequence TTGCTACCGATCGCAGCACCTTCTGCAGCGCGCGAGGACACTCTCGAGCACGCTCGGGAGATCCTGCCGCCGAGCCTCTTCGCGAAGCTCGAGCCTTACGCCGAGCGGCTGGACTTGGAGCTGATCACCCGTGCTTACGAGTTCAGCAAGCTCGCGCACGCCGGTCAGAAGCGCCACTCGGGCGAGGACTACGTCGTCCACTGCGAGCAGGTCGCCGGGATCCTGGCCGACCTCCATCTCGACTCCGTCACCATCGCCGCCGGGCTGATCCACGACGTGGTGGAGGACACCTCCGCCACGCTCGAGGACGTGCGCGATGCCTTCGGCGAGGAACCGGCGCGCATCGTCGACGGGCTGACCAAGATCGCCAAGGTCCAGTTCCGCACCAACACCGAGCAGCAGGTGGAGAACTTCCGCAAGCTGCTGCTCTCGATGGCGTCGGACGCGCGCGTCATCATCATCAAGCTCGCCGACCGCCTCCACAACATGCGCACGCTGGAACACCTCCGTGAGGAGAAGCGGCGGCGCATCGCCCTGGAGACCCGTGAGATCTACGCCCCCCTGGCGCACCGGCTGGGAGTGGCGACGATCAAGTGGGAGCTCGAGGACCTCTGCTTCAAGTTCCTGGAGCCGGAAGCATACAAGGAGCTGGCGCGCAAGATCGCCGAGAAGCGCACGGAGCGGGAGGAGCTGATTGAGCGGATGCGGGCGCCGCTGGAGCGCGACCTGCGTGCGGCGGGGATCAACTGCGAGGTGACTGGTCGCCCGAAGCACCTCTGGTCGATCCATCGCAAGATGGAGAAGCGCCAGCGCCCGTACGATGAGATCTACGATCTGATGGCGGTGCGGGTGATCGTGGACACGGTCACCGACTGCTATCACGCGCTGGGCATCATCCACAACAAGTGGACGCCGCTGCAGGAGCGCTTCCACGACTACATCGCCACGCCCAAGTCGAACCTCTACCGGTCGCTGCACACGACCATCTTCGGGCCCGGTGGGCGGCTGTACGAGATCCAGATCCGCACGCGGGAGATGCACCGCACGGCGGAGTACGGTATCGCCGCGCACTGGCGCTACAAGGAAGGAGGGAAGGGCGGCAGCGAGGTCGACGAGACGCTGACCTGGTTTCGCCAGGTGCTGGAGTGGCAGCAGGAGACGCGCGAGCCGGAGGAATTCATGGAGTTCCTCCGGATCGACCTGTTCCAGGACGAGATCTTCGTCTTCACCCCGCAGGGCGACGTCAAACAGCTCCCCAAGGGGGCGACGGCGATCGACTTCGCTTTCGCGGTGCACACCGAGGTGGGGCTGCACTGCTCGGGCGCGCGCGTCAACGGGCGCATCACCCCGCTCTCGCGGGAGCTGCGCAACGGCGACACGGTGGAGATCCTGACCGACTCGAAGCAGCGGCCGTCGCGCGACTGGCTGGGCTTCGTGAAGACCGCCCGGGCGCGCAACAAGATCCGTCAGTGGATCAAGCAGGAGGAGTTCGACAGCTCGGTGCGGCTGGGGCGGGAGTTCATCGAGCGGGAGGTGAAGAAAGCGCGTCGCGGGCGCATCTCCGACGAGCGCTTCGAGGAGGTGGCGCGCAAGCTGGATTTCATCGACGCCTCGTACCTCTTCGCCGCCCTCGGTCGCGGGGATCTCGGGCCGTCCGCCGTCTTCAAGGAGCTGTGGCCGGACGCGCCGGAGCCGGAGCCCTCGAAGCCGCCCTCGGCCTTCGAGCGGCTGGTCTCACGCGTACGTGGCAAGTCCGCGGGGGTGCGGATCCAGGGGATGGAGAACCTGATGGTCCGCTACTCCCAGTGCTGCCAGCCCGTCCCGGGCGACGAGGTGATCGGCTACATCACCCGCGGACGGGGCGTGTCGATCCACCGGGTCGACTGTCCCAACGTGCTGAACCTGGCCGACCACCCCGAGCGGCGGGTGGAGATCGAGTGGGAGGCCGAGGCCGGCGAGCGCTTCTTCGTGCGTCTGGAGATGGAGGGCAGCGACCGCCGTGGCCTGGTCGCCGACATCGCCAGCACCATCACCCAGACCAACACCAACATCAAGAGCGTGAACATCCACGCCGAGGAGATGGGCATGCGCGGCGAGTTCGTGGTGGAGGTGGAGAACCTGGATCACCTGAAGCGCGTGGTGAATGCCGTGAAGCGGGTGAAAGGGGTGATCTCGGTGGAGCGGCGGGAGCACTTTGGGGAGGGGTGA
- the uvrB gene encoding excinuclease ABC subunit UvrB, translated as MPFDLASPFEPRGDQPEAIDQLVEGLERGQKFQTLLGATGTGKTLTMAHVIARYGKPALVMSHNKTLAAQLYGELKQFFPRNAVEYFISYYDYYQPEAYVPATDTYIEKDSSINEDIERLRLRATSSLMERDDVIIVASVSSIYGLGDPQEYREQMVTLAVGQQIRRKEILESLVNVQYSRNDIAFERGSFRVRGDTVEVFPAYDEQGIRVELWGDEIERISRFDPLTGETIVTLQRTAIYPATHFVTQRATIERAVARIREELQERLKVLQAENKLLEAQRLESRTNFDIEMMLEIGTCAGIENYSRHLSGRREGERPACLLDYFPADFLVIVDESHVTIPQIGAMYNGDRARKLTLVEHGFRLPSALDNRPLTFEEWEELVPQVIFVSATPGDYELERSGGVVVEQIIRPTGLVDPEVEVRPVRGQVDDLLAEIRERAARNERVLVTTLTKRMAEDLTDYLQGVGVRVRYLHSDIGALERVEILRDLRTGKFDVLVGINLLREGLDLPEVSLVAVLDADKEGFLRSDRSLIQTIGRAARNASGKAILYADRITGSMQRMMDETNRRREIQLAYNRKHGIIPQTIIKSISEIELATRVADARTPREPAARVAEKRRTYGAPSGDGRSPEELMAEIEAEMREAAAQLDFERAAILRDQLLELRSELEGKKATRR; from the coding sequence ATGCCATTCGATCTGGCCTCCCCCTTCGAACCCCGCGGCGATCAGCCGGAAGCGATCGACCAGCTGGTCGAGGGGCTCGAGCGGGGGCAGAAGTTCCAGACGCTGCTGGGCGCCACGGGCACGGGGAAGACGCTCACCATGGCGCACGTCATTGCGCGGTACGGCAAGCCGGCGCTGGTGATGAGCCACAACAAGACGCTGGCGGCGCAGCTGTACGGCGAGCTGAAGCAGTTCTTTCCCCGCAACGCGGTCGAGTACTTCATCTCCTACTACGACTACTACCAGCCGGAGGCGTACGTCCCGGCGACGGACACGTACATCGAGAAGGACTCCTCCATCAACGAGGACATCGAGCGGCTGCGCCTGCGGGCGACCTCGTCGCTGATGGAGCGCGACGACGTGATCATCGTCGCGTCCGTCTCCTCGATCTACGGCCTCGGCGACCCGCAGGAGTACCGTGAGCAGATGGTGACGCTGGCCGTCGGCCAGCAGATCCGCCGCAAAGAGATCCTGGAGTCGCTGGTCAACGTCCAGTACTCGCGCAACGACATCGCCTTCGAGCGCGGCAGCTTCCGCGTGCGGGGCGACACGGTGGAGGTCTTCCCCGCTTACGACGAGCAGGGGATCCGCGTCGAGCTCTGGGGAGACGAGATCGAGCGGATCTCGCGCTTCGATCCGCTCACCGGCGAGACGATCGTGACGCTGCAGCGCACCGCGATCTATCCTGCCACGCACTTCGTCACCCAGCGGGCGACGATCGAGCGCGCGGTCGCGCGCATCCGCGAGGAGCTGCAGGAACGGCTGAAGGTCCTGCAGGCCGAGAATAAGCTGCTGGAGGCGCAGCGGCTCGAGTCGCGCACCAACTTCGACATCGAGATGATGCTCGAGATCGGCACCTGCGCCGGGATCGAGAACTACTCGCGGCACCTCAGCGGTCGTCGGGAAGGGGAGCGCCCCGCCTGCCTCCTCGACTACTTCCCCGCCGATTTCCTGGTGATCGTGGACGAGAGCCACGTCACCATCCCCCAGATCGGCGCGATGTACAACGGCGACCGGGCGCGCAAGCTGACCCTGGTCGAGCATGGCTTCCGCCTGCCGTCGGCGCTGGACAACCGGCCGCTGACCTTCGAGGAGTGGGAGGAACTGGTCCCGCAGGTGATCTTCGTCTCCGCCACGCCAGGTGACTACGAGCTGGAGCGGAGCGGTGGAGTGGTGGTGGAGCAGATCATCCGCCCGACGGGGCTGGTGGACCCGGAGGTCGAGGTCCGCCCGGTACGCGGTCAGGTGGACGATCTGCTGGCCGAGATCCGGGAGCGCGCGGCGCGCAACGAGCGGGTGCTGGTGACCACGCTCACCAAACGGATGGCGGAGGACCTGACCGATTATCTGCAGGGCGTGGGCGTGCGTGTGCGCTACCTGCACTCGGACATCGGTGCGCTGGAGCGGGTGGAGATCCTGCGCGACCTGCGCACCGGGAAGTTCGACGTGCTGGTGGGGATCAACCTGCTGCGCGAGGGGCTGGACCTGCCGGAAGTATCGCTGGTGGCCGTACTGGACGCGGACAAGGAGGGGTTCCTGCGCTCCGACCGCTCACTCATCCAGACCATCGGGCGGGCGGCGCGCAACGCCTCGGGGAAGGCGATCCTCTACGCCGACCGGATCACCGGATCGATGCAGCGGATGATGGACGAGACCAACCGCCGCCGGGAGATCCAGCTCGCCTACAATCGGAAGCACGGCATCATCCCGCAGACCATCATCAAGTCGATCTCGGAGATCGAGCTGGCCACCCGCGTAGCCGACGCCAGGACGCCGCGCGAGCCAGCCGCCCGGGTGGCCGAGAAGCGCCGCACCTACGGCGCCCCCAGCGGCGACGGCCGCTCCCCCGAGGAGCTCATGGCCGAGATCGAGGCCGAAATGCGCGAAGCCGCCGCGCAGCTCGACTTCGAGCGCGCCGCCATCCTCCGTGACCAGCTACTGGAGCTGCGGTCGGAGCTCGAGGGGAAGAAGGCGACGAGGCGGTAA